A genomic region of Enterobacter hormaechei ATCC 49162 contains the following coding sequences:
- the zapA gene encoding cell division protein ZapA gives MSAQPVDLQIFGRSLRVNCPPEQRDALNQAADDLNQRLQDLKERTRVTNTEQLVFIAALNISYELTQEKAKTRDYAASMEQRIKMLQQTIEQALLDQGRNPERPGPKFE, from the coding sequence ATGTCTGCACAACCCGTCGATCTCCAGATTTTTGGCCGTTCACTGCGAGTGAATTGTCCGCCTGAACAAAGGGATGCCTTGAATCAGGCTGCGGACGATTTGAATCAGCGGTTGCAAGATCTAAAAGAACGCACTAGAGTCACAAATACTGAGCAGCTGGTTTTCATCGCCGCGTTGAACATCAGCTATGAACTGACTCAGGAAAAAGCGAAGACCCGCGACTACGCGGCTAGCATGGAGCAGCGCATTAAAATGCTCCAGCAGACCATAGAACAGGCATTGCTTGATCAAGGTCGCAATCCCGAAAGACCGGGACCAAAGTTTGAATAA
- a CDS encoding YecA family protein, whose amino-acid sequence MSIQNEMPGYKDLNQLLNQQGVGLTPAEMHGLISGILCGGNSDSSWQPLIHDLTNEGLAFGHELAEALRKMHAATSDSLEDDGFLFQLYLPEGDDVSVFDRADALAGWVNHYLLGLGVTQPKLDKVTGEAGEAIDDLRNIAQLGYDEDEDQEELEMSLEEIIEYVRVAALLCHDNFTRSQPTAPEVRKPTLH is encoded by the coding sequence ATGTCTATACAGAACGAAATGCCTGGTTACAAGGATTTAAACCAGTTACTGAACCAGCAGGGAGTCGGTTTAACCCCTGCCGAAATGCACGGTCTGATCAGCGGCATACTGTGCGGCGGAAACAGCGACAGCTCATGGCAGCCGCTGATCCACGACCTCACCAACGAAGGGCTGGCGTTTGGCCACGAACTGGCGGAAGCGCTGCGTAAAATGCACGCCGCAACCAGCGACTCGCTGGAAGACGATGGCTTTCTTTTTCAGCTTTATCTGCCTGAAGGCGACGATGTCAGCGTCTTCGATCGCGCCGATGCGCTCGCGGGTTGGGTAAACCACTATCTGCTTGGCCTGGGCGTAACCCAGCCTAAACTGGATAAAGTGACCGGCGAAGCGGGTGAAGCGATCGACGATCTGCGTAACATCGCTCAGCTCGGCTACGACGAAGACGAAGATCAGGAAGAGCTGGAGATGTCTCTCGAAGAGATCATCGAGTACGTGCGCGTGGCGGCGCTGCTGTGCCACGACAACTTTACGCGCTCGCAGCCGACCGCGCCGGAAGTTCGCAAGCCAACATTACATTAA